Part of the Salinimonas lutimaris genome, ACATCAGGATCTTTCACTGAATAATGATCAGGGCGGCCTGTCAAAGATGTCGATTGATATCACCAAAGCGGTGTTTCGTAAACTGGCCACTCAGGGCACCACATTCAGCACCGAAATGTTTCGCTCAATCAAAGCCACGTATTATCGTATTGCGCTGGACTTTGTTGAAACCTATCACAACGATGCATTAATGAATGGCCTGACCCTGGACATTCACCGCGAGGAAAAAGCAGTAGAAATGTTCGCCAGTAACATCATGAAAGCAGGACAAAGCTTTCTGGATAATCCCATGGAGACGCCTTTTATTCCGAGCTGGAACCGGGTAACCAGCGCTGTACCGGATATTTTAGACAGACTGCTTGAAGCAGTAGAAGCCGACACCTCAGAACTACTGGGATAATTAATGACGACAACGCGCAACCATTTACACGACAAAGTGCTGCATCATCTGCACAGCATCTATGCCGATGTTGAGCTGGATATGTCAGCCGAATCACTGGCAACCGACCTTATCAATGCCATTGGGTTAACTGATGACAGCGAAATGGTTGCCCCTCAGGCCCATTGCAATTACTGGAACGAAGAAGATATTGTCATGATCACCTATGGTGACAGTATCACTGATGGGCATGAGCGTCCCCTGTTCACCCTCAATCGTTTTTTGCAGACCTACTGTAAAAATACGGTCAACAAAGTCCATATTCTGCCGTTTTTTCCGTATAGCTCAGATGACGGTTTTTCCGTTATCGACTATTCCAGCGTCAACGAGTCGCTGGGTGACTGGGAAGATATTACCCGTCTGGCAGAAGATTACGGCCTGATGTTTGACTTGGTGGTTAACCACTGTTCATCACGCAGCGCCTGGTTTGAAAATTTCATTCGTGGCGAAGGCCCCGGCAGTGATTTCTTTTTCACTGCCAGCCCGGATGATGATTTGTCGATGGTAACCCGGCCCCGGGTGTCCCCGCTGCTACGGGAAACCCAGACTGAAAACGGCACCAAATATGTGTGGTGCACATTTAGTCATGACCAGGTCGACTTTGATTTTCGCAACCCCAAAGTCTTACGGGCCTTTATCGAAATCATCCGGCTGTACATTGATAACGGTGCGCGCATTTTCCGGCTTGATGCGGTCGCCTTTTTATGGAAAATTGTGGGCACCAGTTGCATCAACCTGGACCAGACCCACGAAGTGATTCGGCTGATGCGCACCCTGATTGAGCATGTCGATCCGAATATCATTATCATTACCGAAACCAATATTCCGAACCGGGAAAATCTGACCTATTTTGGTAATGCCAATGAAGCCCACGCGGTATATAACTTTTCACTGCCGCCACTGCTGGTTAATACCCTGGTAACCGGTGACTGTCGTTACCTGAAAAGCTGGATGATGAGTATGCCTCCGGCGCAAAACGGTACCACTTACTTCAACTTTATTGCTTCTCATGATGGCATTGGGCTGCGTCCGGCAGAAGGCTTGCTGGACGATGAGGAAATATCCACGCTGGTGCATACCATGCAGGGATTTGGCGGTAAGGTTTCCTGGCGGGCCTCCGCGCATGGCCAGCAAAAGCCTTATGAGATTAATATTGCTTTATTTGATGCCCTGCAGGGTACTACGGCAGGCCCTGATCGCTATCAGGTTGACCGTTTTATCTGTGCGCATACCATTATGCTGGGCATGGAGGGAATTCCGGGTATTTATGTGCACAGTTTACTGGGCACATCCAATGACTATGAAAAGGTGGCCAACACCGGGCAAAACCGTGCCATAAACCGACACCGCTGGGACTTTAGTGAACTGGCCGCGCAGCTGGACAGCCCACACTCCCAGCATCATAAAGTGCTCACCCGGTTGTCTCAGCTAATCCGGATCCGAAAAGCTCAGCCTGCTTTTCATCCTAACGCCACCCAGTTCACCCTACAACTGGGCAATCAGTTATTTGGTTACTGGCGCCAGAGCCTGGACAGACGGCAAAGCCTATTCTGTATTTCCAATATCAGTGACCAGGAGCAGTCTATTTTGCTTTCCGATATTAACCTTATTGGCACTGATACCTGGATTGACCTTATCACCCGGGATGAAATTCACAATACCAATGAGTTTTTAACTCTCAAGCCGTACCAAACGGTCTGGATCAGTAATCAGGATCCGGTCTAATCTGCCGCGCCGGTCATTCTGACCGGCGCTTTTATTCTCTTTCACTGTTTCCTTTCGATTTTGACTGGTCGCCACCGCTGCTTTGCGCGATAATTCGCTTTTTGATTTTATGAATCAAGGAGTTCGACATGTCCTCAACAGGCTGGCTGACATTAGCGCAGGCTTTACAACAACTTATTCAGGCAGCCACGCCGGTGACCCAGACCGAGCAGGTCAGACTGACCGACTGTCTGGGCCGCATTTGTGCGCAGGACATTGTCGCCCCGGTTAGCGTGCCGCCGCAGGATGTGTCTGCCATGGACGGGTACGCGATTGGCCTGCCGGTAAGCGCCGGCCAGTCTTATCAGGTTACCCATACTATTCTGGCTGGCAGTGATGTCAGCGGCCTGTCGCTGGCAGCCGGTGAAGCCGCCCGGATTATGACCGGAGCCAGTATTCTCGCCGGCGCCAGTGCTGTCGTGATGCAGGAAAACACTGAACGCGATGGTGATACGGTGGTGATCACACAAGCTGCACGCGAACATGAAAATATCCGCGCTGCCGGTAACGACATTACTGCCGGACAAACCGTGATCTCCGCCGGCACCCGTCTGAGCGCCAGCCACCTGATGTTACTGGCCTCTCTGGGCATGGCTGATTGTACTGTGTTGCGTCAGCTGAAAGTGGGACTGATAGCCACCGGAGATGAAATTATGCCGGCCGGAACACCCTTGCAGCCCGGACAAATTTATAATTCCAATACCGTAGGTGTGCAGGCGCTATTGGCGCCGCTTAATGTAGATGTACACGATTTTGGTATTGCCCGGGATGATAAACAGAGCCTGACCAACACCCTGCTTGAGGCCAGCAGCCAGGTGGATGTGTTAATCAGTACCGGAGGCGTATCGGTCGGCGAGGCTGACTTTGTTAAGCAGGTCCTTGATGAACACGGTGAAGTCGGCTTTTGGAAGGTCGCCATAAAACCGGGTAAACCGTTTGCTTTTGGTCAGCTTGGCCAGTGCCTGTTTTGTGGCGTGCCGGGTAACCCGGTTTCTGCATTTGTTACCACCCAACAGCTTGTGATGCCGTTAATTGAGTCGATGCAGGGGCTCAGTGCTGCGACCCGGCCACTGACCATAAAAGCAGCGCTCAACGGCCAGTTGAAACGCCGTGCCGGACGCCAGGAGTTTTTACGCGCCAGACTCTGGCAGGCCGACAACGGCGACTGGCAGGTCACGTTACTGGCAAAACAAAGCTCGGGGGTCATGACCACTGTGACTCAGGCCAATGCCTATATTATTGCCGATGAAACCTGCACGGCACTGAACGACGGTGACACCGTCACGGTGCAGCCTTTTCACACCCGTGATCACTGGAGCTGTTAATTCGTGGTGGTTGTCTCAAAACGTTTTGCCCTTGAAAGTAAACGACTGGTTCAGCTGACCTGGCCTCTGCTGATTGCGCAGTTAACCCAGATGCTGATGGGCGTAGTCGATACCGTTATGGCTGGCCATTACAATGCGGTCGACATGGCTGCTGTGGCACTGGGCTTTAGTGTCACCATTCCGCTGATGTGCTTTATTCAGGGCCTGGCTCTGGCCCTGCCACCGATTATTTCCCGTTATCAGGGCGGCGGTGAGGTTAGTCAGGTTGCTTATGCAGCTCAGCAGGCCGGTTACCTGCTGTTTTTTACCGGCATTGCGATAGTGGCCCTGTACCCGGCCCTGCCGGCCCTGCTGGCCTTTTTCCCGATGGAAGCCGGCCTGTATGACATTACGCTGGAATATGTGCAGTATGTGCTGTTGTCCATGCCGGCATTTGCGTTATACCAGTGGCTGAGAAACTATTGTGAAGGCCTGGGCAATACTAAGCCAACGATGATCATTACCGTTATCGGGCTGTTATTTAACATTGTCGCCAATTACTGCTTTATATATGGCGCCGGGCCACTACCCGAGTTTGGTGGCGCTGGCTGTGGTATTGCCACCGCAATTGTAATCACCGCCATGTTTATCAGTACGCTGATTTATACCTGGTGTTCCAGACGCCTGGCCAAATACCATTTGCTGGGGCAATGGCACAAACCGTCTTTGCGCATGATGATCCGTACGCTTAAGCTCGGCTTTCCGGTTGCCATGACACTGCTATTTGAGGTCACGCTGTTTGCTGTGGTTGCGCTGCTTCTGGCCCCTTTCGGGGCCACCACGGTAGCGGCGCATCAGGTGGCACTTAACTTTTCCTCATTAATGTTTATGTTTCCGCTGAGCATGGGTATGGCAGTGTCGATTCGGGTGGGTTACCGGGTCGGGCAGAACAATATGCGTCAGGCCGCCACGGCGGTGAAAAGCGCCATGGTCATTGGTCTTGGGGTAGCCGTGCTGACCGCCAGTTGTACGCTGCTTGCCAGAGGCCTGATTATCGGGCTGTATACCACCGATACCGCAGTCACCGATGTTGCCAGTGCTCTGTTGATTTATGCCGCGCTGTTTCAGTTTTCTGATGCCATTCAGGTTATTTCAGCTAACACCCTGCGCGGCTACAAAGACACCACCGCGATGTTTATCATCAGCTTTTTTTCCTACTGGCTGATAGGTCTGCCAACCGGAGTCATTCTGGGCCGTACCAACTGGCTGACTGATGCGCCAATGGAAGCGGCCGGATTCTGGATTGGTTTTATTGTAGGATTAAGCAGCGCAGCTGTTATGCTGGGCGCCAGGGTTCTGGTATTACAACGGCGTTTTGCAGCCCACCCGCCCGGTCAGGCAACGGCCTGATCAGGTCAGGCAACGGCCTGATCAGGTCAGGGCTGCATGTTAAGGGAGTAAATTGATGACCATAGATGTAGCCCAAACCTTTATCTATTTTTTTGCGGTTATCGATCCCATCGGTACCTTACCGGTATTTCTGGCCGCCGCGGCCGGGCATACCGACGGCGAGCGCCGGCGCATCGCCCTGATTGCGTTTCTGGTCTCTACCGCCATTCTGTTGTTTTTTATTGTGGCCGGTGAACTCATTTTAAATGCCATGCATATTCCCCTACCGGCGTTTCAGATTGCCGGCGGCATTGTACTGTTTTTGTTTGCCCTGACGATGATCTTTGGTGAAAGCAAACCTCAGATGGAGGTCAAGCTGGCCAGAAGCCTGAAAGACACGGCGATATATCCGGTTGCCCTGCCCTCCATTGCCAGTCCCGGCGCTATGCTGGCTGCTGTGCTGTTAACCCGTAATCAGGTATACAGTTTGTGGGAACAGGCGCAAACCGCGCTGGTCATGCTGGTCGTGCTGCTCATCACCTTGCTGGTCATGCTGGGCGCTAACTTTATTATCCGAATACTGGGTCGTGGGGGGGCGGATATTATCAGCCGGGTAATGGGCCTGATCCTGGCAGCCCTGGCCACTGCCAATACGCTGGCAGGAATTACCGATTATTTTTCACTGTGATCATCGGACGTACGCCACAAATCACCGATAACCGGATCTTCTTCATCGGTGTCCTCCCATGCGTAGCGCTTGACGAGCGGTTTGGGGTCCTGACGACCAAACAATAAAGCGGCCAGCAACCCGCCGAGGCCACCAAAAAAGTGGGCCTCGTAAGAAATCCCCGGTTCAGTGGGAAAGATAGTCAGTATCATGGTGCCATACATGAAAAAGGCGATCATCATCAGCCCGACAGACCGGGTATCCCGACGCATAATGGCCACCACAAATAAATAAAAAAACAAACCATGCGCCACGCCGCTGGCGCCCAGGTGGGTGGAAGCCCGGCCAAACAGCCAGACACCCGCCCCGCTGCACAGCCAGGCCATTAGCAGTACCTTGCCGCGGGTTCGCGGATACCCGTACAACAGCGCACTGCCTAAGACTATTAATGGTAAGGTATTGTTAAACAGGTGCTCGTAGCCGGAATGTACCAGAGGTGCGGTAACAATGCCGTACAACCGGCTGACCTCGCCGGGCACAATGCCCAGCAAGCCCAGCGGTAGTGAAAACAACACGCCGGCAGACTGAATCACCCACAATAGCATCACGGCCAGTGTACTGACTGTTACAGCCTGCTGCATTGAATAATGACCTGTGCCCGGTGTTGTCATGCGGTTTCCTGATAGCCCTCACCCACAGCCATGACTTATACCTGTCAGCAAGTCATCACAGCCTTTGTAAGTGATATGTGGCGGGCCGGGCGTTTTTTCAATCACGCATGCCCGGCGGGTTTAGTCAGCCAGTTTGGGCAGTGTATCTGGCGTATCCAAATCATAGGCTGCCTGAGGGTGACGCACTACCTGACATTTTTCAGGTTCACTGGCCAGAATATCTCGAATCAGCTTGCCGGCGCCTTTGTCGCCAGACAGGGCTTTCAGCTGTGGCCAGTAATGCCTCGGGAAAATTGCCGGCGCGGTGGCGTTACCCTCCCAGCCGCTGGCAATAACCGCATCTGGCGAGCCGGCAGCAGCATAATGCAGTGCCACCATGCTGGCAGTGGTAATTAAGGGTAAGTCTGCCAGCATGATCAACAAATGACTAACGCTGTCATCCTGTTCAAAATGCTCAACAGCACGATGAATACTACTGCTCATGCCATCCTGCCACTGCGCGTTGTAGGTCAGCATAACCTCATGACTGAAAGGCTGACTGACCAAATCGTCGTGATAGGCTCCGCTGACAATAAGCAGCGGGATGGGCGATAGCGGCATACACTGCTGAACCGTGCGCGCTATCAGGGTCTGCCCCCCCGGTAGCTGACACAATAATTTATTACTGCCAAACCGCCGGGCCTGCCCGGCAGCAAGAATGGCTACGCCGAGACTGATTGCCATGAGTGAGAGTTTATCCGGTAAGGTTTATTAAACAGCGCCGCATGAGCCTGCGCCAGCATGGATAATGCAATAGATTCAGGCAGGTCACCACCAATATCAAACCCGGCCGGAGATTGCAGCGCAAGCGGTAGATCCTTGCTACTG contains:
- a CDS encoding alpha-amylase family glycosyl hydrolase translates to MTTTRNHLHDKVLHHLHSIYADVELDMSAESLATDLINAIGLTDDSEMVAPQAHCNYWNEEDIVMITYGDSITDGHERPLFTLNRFLQTYCKNTVNKVHILPFFPYSSDDGFSVIDYSSVNESLGDWEDITRLAEDYGLMFDLVVNHCSSRSAWFENFIRGEGPGSDFFFTASPDDDLSMVTRPRVSPLLRETQTENGTKYVWCTFSHDQVDFDFRNPKVLRAFIEIIRLYIDNGARIFRLDAVAFLWKIVGTSCINLDQTHEVIRLMRTLIEHVDPNIIIITETNIPNRENLTYFGNANEAHAVYNFSLPPLLVNTLVTGDCRYLKSWMMSMPPAQNGTTYFNFIASHDGIGLRPAEGLLDDEEISTLVHTMQGFGGKVSWRASAHGQQKPYEINIALFDALQGTTAGPDRYQVDRFICAHTIMLGMEGIPGIYVHSLLGTSNDYEKVANTGQNRAINRHRWDFSELAAQLDSPHSQHHKVLTRLSQLIRIRKAQPAFHPNATQFTLQLGNQLFGYWRQSLDRRQSLFCISNISDQEQSILLSDINLIGTDTWIDLITRDEIHNTNEFLTLKPYQTVWISNQDPV
- a CDS encoding MATE family efflux transporter, with product MVVVSKRFALESKRLVQLTWPLLIAQLTQMLMGVVDTVMAGHYNAVDMAAVALGFSVTIPLMCFIQGLALALPPIISRYQGGGEVSQVAYAAQQAGYLLFFTGIAIVALYPALPALLAFFPMEAGLYDITLEYVQYVLLSMPAFALYQWLRNYCEGLGNTKPTMIITVIGLLFNIVANYCFIYGAGPLPEFGGAGCGIATAIVITAMFISTLIYTWCSRRLAKYHLLGQWHKPSLRMMIRTLKLGFPVAMTLLFEVTLFAVVALLLAPFGATTVAAHQVALNFSSLMFMFPLSMGMAVSIRVGYRVGQNNMRQAATAVKSAMVIGLGVAVLTASCTLLARGLIIGLYTTDTAVTDVASALLIYAALFQFSDAIQVISANTLRGYKDTTAMFIISFFSYWLIGLPTGVILGRTNWLTDAPMEAAGFWIGFIVGLSSAAVMLGARVLVLQRRFAAHPPGQATA
- a CDS encoding nucleotidyltransferase family protein, encoding MAISLGVAILAAGQARRFGSNKLLCQLPGGQTLIARTVQQCMPLSPIPLLIVSGAYHDDLVSQPFSHEVMLTYNAQWQDGMSSSIHRAVEHFEQDDSVSHLLIMLADLPLITTASMVALHYAAAGSPDAVIASGWEGNATAPAIFPRHYWPQLKALSGDKGAGKLIRDILASEPEKCQVVRHPQAAYDLDTPDTLPKLAD
- a CDS encoding MarC family protein, whose amino-acid sequence is MTIDVAQTFIYFFAVIDPIGTLPVFLAAAAGHTDGERRRIALIAFLVSTAILLFFIVAGELILNAMHIPLPAFQIAGGIVLFLFALTMIFGESKPQMEVKLARSLKDTAIYPVALPSIASPGAMLAAVLLTRNQVYSLWEQAQTALVMLVVLLITLLVMLGANFIIRILGRGGADIISRVMGLILAALATANTLAGITDYFSL
- a CDS encoding rhomboid family intramembrane serine protease; the protein is MTTPGTGHYSMQQAVTVSTLAVMLLWVIQSAGVLFSLPLGLLGIVPGEVSRLYGIVTAPLVHSGYEHLFNNTLPLIVLGSALLYGYPRTRGKVLLMAWLCSGAGVWLFGRASTHLGASGVAHGLFFYLFVVAIMRRDTRSVGLMMIAFFMYGTMILTIFPTEPGISYEAHFFGGLGGLLAALLFGRQDPKPLVKRYAWEDTDEEDPVIGDLWRTSDDHSEK
- the moeA gene encoding molybdopterin molybdotransferase MoeA, with the protein product MSSTGWLTLAQALQQLIQAATPVTQTEQVRLTDCLGRICAQDIVAPVSVPPQDVSAMDGYAIGLPVSAGQSYQVTHTILAGSDVSGLSLAAGEAARIMTGASILAGASAVVMQENTERDGDTVVITQAAREHENIRAAGNDITAGQTVISAGTRLSASHLMLLASLGMADCTVLRQLKVGLIATGDEIMPAGTPLQPGQIYNSNTVGVQALLAPLNVDVHDFGIARDDKQSLTNTLLEASSQVDVLISTGGVSVGEADFVKQVLDEHGEVGFWKVAIKPGKPFAFGQLGQCLFCGVPGNPVSAFVTTQQLVMPLIESMQGLSAATRPLTIKAALNGQLKRRAGRQEFLRARLWQADNGDWQVTLLAKQSSGVMTTVTQANAYIIADETCTALNDGDTVTVQPFHTRDHWSC